Proteins from a genomic interval of Mesobacillus sp. S13:
- a CDS encoding GTP pyrophosphokinase family protein, with product MEKLAQQYRIHPKQMVNELKRFSLSYKFALEEMNTKINILKEEFIHIHDYNPIEHCNSRIKSPESIIKKLSRKNLSFSIDSIRENIKDIAGIRIICPFITDVYKISQMIEKQRDIELVERKDYIKDPKPNGYQSLHLIIKIPVFMSDRVEMVFVELQIRTIAMDFWASLEHKIYYKYDKEVPERIKKDLKDAAISAAELDKKMESINNEVANLKVKETHDTDLLIFNEAVNGSKSNFQSIINGFFVDASKEGKK from the coding sequence ATGGAAAAATTGGCTCAGCAATATAGAATACATCCTAAACAAATGGTGAACGAACTTAAAAGGTTTTCTTTGAGCTATAAATTTGCTTTGGAAGAAATGAATACAAAGATCAATATTTTAAAAGAAGAGTTCATTCATATCCACGACTACAACCCTATAGAACATTGCAATTCTAGGATAAAGTCTCCCGAGAGTATCATCAAAAAACTGAGCAGGAAAAACCTTAGCTTTTCGATAGATTCCATCAGGGAAAACATCAAAGACATTGCCGGAATCCGAATCATTTGCCCGTTTATCACCGATGTTTATAAAATAAGCCAGATGATTGAAAAGCAAAGGGATATAGAGTTGGTTGAACGGAAGGACTATATCAAGGATCCAAAACCCAACGGTTATCAGAGCCTCCATCTTATTATTAAAATTCCGGTTTTCATGTCTGACCGAGTAGAGATGGTATTTGTGGAATTGCAGATCCGAACAATTGCCATGGATTTTTGGGCCAGCTTGGAACATAAAATCTATTATAAATATGATAAGGAAGTTCCGGAAAGGATCAAAAAAGACCTAAAGGACGCAGCCATATCAGCCGCTGAGCTGGATAAAAAAATGGAGAGCATCAATAATGAAGTCGCGAATTTGAAAGTGAAAGAAACTCATGATACAGACCTTCTAATCTTCAATGAAGCTGTGAATGGATCAAAGAGTAATTTTCAATCCATCATTAATGGCTTTTTTGTGGATGCTTCCAAAGAGGGGAAAAAGTAG
- a CDS encoding Spx/MgsR family RNA polymerase-binding regulatory protein: MTVTIYGLGCRSTKKAKQWMINNQIPFVERNMAEEPLTVAELQELLRMTTDGTDDIVSKRSLPYRTLDIDFDKLSLFELLELVHEHPRLLKSPLIVEKKKLQVGYNEEEIRQFLPRKVRNFQWLQWKMEHLQPLEG, translated from the coding sequence ATGACAGTTACGATCTATGGACTAGGATGCAGATCAACAAAGAAAGCCAAACAATGGATGATAAATAACCAAATCCCATTCGTAGAAAGGAATATGGCGGAGGAGCCTTTGACGGTTGCTGAACTTCAAGAGCTTTTACGAATGACAACCGATGGTACTGATGACATCGTCTCTAAGAGATCCCTTCCTTATAGAACCTTGGATATTGATTTTGATAAACTTTCTTTATTTGAATTACTGGAACTTGTCCATGAACACCCTCGGCTGCTTAAAAGCCCTCTTATCGTTGAAAAAAAGAAGCTTCAAGTTGGATATAACGAGGAGGAAATCCGGCAATTCCTTCCGAGAAAGGTACGTAATTTTCAGTGGCTGCAATGGAAAATGGAACACTTACAGCCTTTAGAGGGTTAA
- a CDS encoding TetR/AcrR family transcriptional regulator has translation MPKQTFFNLSESKRKKLIESAEIEFARAPFFEASIANIIKTAGVSRGSFYQYFEDKEDLYFYLLEDKVKKAKFYFSGLLEKHQGDLIEAVIELQSYFLHALSDEEEKLFLKNALLYTTHRVESSFTSIWDTQLDNEEFKKVGELINREYLNPTAEKELLHIFKMVSALAFNNLIEKTVKGLSDDEAMESFKLSMRLLKQGIYK, from the coding sequence ATGCCAAAGCAAACATTCTTTAATTTGTCAGAGTCTAAAAGGAAAAAGCTGATTGAATCAGCAGAAATCGAGTTCGCCAGGGCTCCATTTTTTGAAGCTTCAATAGCCAATATCATCAAAACCGCCGGCGTATCCAGAGGAAGTTTTTATCAATATTTTGAAGACAAAGAAGATTTATATTTCTATTTGTTAGAAGATAAAGTAAAAAAGGCCAAATTCTATTTCAGCGGTTTATTGGAAAAACATCAGGGAGATCTGATTGAAGCCGTGATTGAACTTCAAAGTTACTTCTTGCATGCCTTATCAGATGAGGAGGAGAAGCTTTTTTTAAAAAATGCCCTGCTCTACACAACACATCGAGTAGAGAGTTCCTTTACAAGTATTTGGGATACACAGCTTGATAACGAGGAATTCAAGAAGGTCGGGGAGTTGATAAATCGGGAATACCTGAATCCAACTGCAGAAAAAGAGCTATTACATATCTTCAAAATGGTTTCTGCACTGGCATTCAACAACCTGATCGAGAAAACAGTAAAGGGCTTGTCCGATGATGAGGCAATGGAATCCTTTAAACTAAGCATGCGTTTACTGAAACAAGGTATATACAAGTAA
- a CDS encoding EthD family reductase, translating into MAKVIVIYDQPKDQAGFEKHYFEVHIPLVQKVPNLKGAEVHRVLQSMYTDEKLYLIAELKFENQEVLAQALATPEFQEVQGDVKNLVNYLNKPPVVAIVD; encoded by the coding sequence ATGGCGAAGGTTATTGTTATTTACGATCAGCCGAAGGACCAAGCAGGATTTGAAAAGCATTATTTTGAGGTTCATATTCCGCTTGTTCAAAAGGTTCCAAACTTAAAAGGTGCTGAGGTTCATCGTGTGCTTCAGTCCATGTATACGGATGAAAAGTTGTACTTGATTGCTGAGCTGAAGTTTGAAAATCAAGAAGTCCTGGCACAGGCGTTGGCAACCCCAGAATTCCAGGAAGTGCAGGGCGATGTCAAAAATCTAGTAAACTATCTCAATAAGCCGCCAGTAGTGGCGATTGTGGATTAG
- a CDS encoding GNAT family N-acetyltransferase has protein sequence MEIKADDLTGPEIISLIGEHLHGMALHSPPESIHALDLEKLKKPEISFWTVWEDGKLMGCGALKELDPQHGELKSMRTASAHLRKGVARAVLQYIIDEARRRGYKRLSLETGSMEAFLPARKLYEKNGFHYCPPFADYVEDHNSVFMTKEL, from the coding sequence ATGGAAATCAAAGCTGATGATTTAACAGGTCCTGAGATTATTTCGTTGATTGGGGAGCATTTGCATGGAATGGCACTTCACTCCCCACCGGAGAGCATTCATGCTCTAGACCTGGAGAAATTGAAAAAACCGGAGATTTCCTTCTGGACTGTTTGGGAGGACGGTAAGCTGATGGGCTGCGGAGCACTGAAGGAGCTAGACCCTCAGCACGGTGAACTCAAATCAATGAGGACCGCTTCTGCCCATCTTCGTAAAGGGGTCGCGCGAGCTGTGCTTCAATACATCATTGACGAAGCCAGAAGACGTGGCTATAAAAGACTAAGCCTGGAAACAGGATCGATGGAGGCGTTCCTCCCCGCACGGAAACTTTATGAAAAAAACGGCTTCCACTACTGCCCGCCATTTGCGGATTATGTGGAAGACCACAATAGTGTGTTCATGACGAAGGAATTGTAA
- a CDS encoding alpha/beta fold hydrolase: MILSTLIRNTLGTVGFPFTLWNLAIERKNKVKPPGQIIKTKSSEVHAIVTGEGPITVILEAGFSSISIDWCYVQPEISKVARVVSYDRGSYGWSRTKRRTMTSLDSVEEIKDILDHLKIQPPYILVGHSFGGLSMRLFASMYPNEVAGLVLEDAAHENQYMLSKENINRIKKFRRLVTFGYITSLVGIPRMLKQKIGRKFLAKEYDESLEYIGYTLGAYKSVYREYLDAEESAKQLLNAKPLRSDLPVIVISAKKQPEAWRQDQQLVINLTNNTEQIEADTGHSVHLENPEIVINSILKLIKINS, encoded by the coding sequence ATGATATTATCTACATTAATCAGGAATACATTAGGCACTGTTGGGTTTCCTTTTACATTATGGAACCTTGCAATCGAAAGGAAAAATAAAGTTAAACCACCTGGACAGATCATTAAGACGAAATCTTCTGAGGTTCATGCCATTGTTACAGGTGAAGGCCCTATCACGGTAATACTGGAGGCGGGGTTCAGTTCAATATCCATTGATTGGTGCTATGTTCAACCAGAGATTTCTAAGGTTGCCCGCGTGGTTTCTTATGATCGAGGCAGCTATGGATGGAGCAGAACCAAGAGGAGAACGATGACGTCCTTGGATAGTGTGGAAGAAATAAAAGATATTCTTGATCATCTTAAAATACAACCACCTTATATATTAGTGGGCCACTCTTTTGGCGGTCTCTCGATGAGGCTATTTGCAAGTATGTATCCAAATGAAGTTGCAGGTCTAGTTTTAGAGGATGCTGCCCATGAGAATCAGTATATGTTGTCCAAAGAAAATATCAATAGAATCAAGAAATTCAGAAGGCTTGTAACTTTTGGATATATTACTTCACTAGTTGGTATACCTAGAATGCTGAAACAGAAGATTGGCAGGAAGTTTCTTGCCAAGGAATATGATGAATCACTGGAATATATCGGATATACGTTAGGTGCATATAAGTCTGTTTACCGTGAATATTTGGATGCTGAAGAGTCCGCGAAGCAACTTTTAAATGCCAAGCCTTTACGTTCGGATTTACCTGTTATTGTAATCAGTGCCAAAAAACAACCTGAAGCCTGGAGGCAGGATCAGCAGCTGGTGATCAATTTAACCAATAATACCGAACAGATTGAAGCGGATACTGGGCATTCCGTGCATCTTGAAAATCCAGAGATCGTGATAAATAGTATTCTTAAGCTGATAAAGATAAATTCATAA
- a CDS encoding STAS domain-containing protein — protein sequence MSEQIRVNYLQDISDKILSEKQSLIKHKTQLDSHQTSTKLDSLLQEWRENIIDIYALSVASDLETSFSVLKEWGREAVDTLVNYNLPLELALDEVRDYRNLIGHMIKDEAIKLNLPIADFYELISNFDAVVDRAVHWLSISYTRVFYTRIHVAETSALELSIPVIKISDKIGVLPIIGDIDTQRAQELMNKALLKGSELSLEHIIIDLSGVPIIDTMVADRLIKVVRALSLLGIKATLSGIRPEIAQTMVNLGVDVSDIPVTSNLHMAMERLLKVKIA from the coding sequence ATGAGCGAACAAATACGAGTTAATTATCTTCAGGATATATCTGATAAGATTCTTTCGGAAAAACAAAGTCTCATTAAACATAAAACTCAACTAGATTCCCACCAAACGTCTACCAAACTTGATTCCCTGCTGCAAGAGTGGCGTGAGAATATCATTGACATCTATGCGCTTTCTGTTGCAAGTGATTTAGAAACTTCTTTCAGCGTATTGAAGGAATGGGGGCGGGAAGCAGTAGACACTTTAGTGAACTATAACCTACCTCTTGAACTAGCTCTTGATGAAGTCAGAGACTATAGAAATCTTATAGGACACATGATCAAGGACGAAGCGATAAAGCTTAATTTGCCGATAGCTGATTTTTACGAATTAATATCCAATTTTGATGCCGTAGTGGACCGTGCTGTACATTGGTTAAGCATCTCTTACACACGAGTTTTTTACACTCGGATCCATGTAGCGGAAACCTCTGCTTTGGAATTGTCCATTCCTGTGATTAAAATTTCAGATAAGATTGGCGTACTTCCTATAATCGGTGATATAGATACACAAAGAGCTCAAGAATTAATGAACAAAGCTCTGCTTAAAGGCAGTGAGTTATCTTTGGAACATATAATTATTGACCTCTCGGGTGTGCCGATCATTGATACCATGGTTGCTGATCGGTTAATTAAGGTCGTCAGGGCGTTGTCACTCTTAGGGATTAAGGCTACTCTCTCTGGTATACGCCCAGAAATCGCTCAAACAATGGTGAATCTAGGTGTTGACGTTTCGGACATCCCAGTAACCTCGAATTTGCATATGGCTATGGAAAGGTTACTTAAAGTGAAGATTGCTTAG
- a CDS encoding zinc-binding dehydrogenase, giving the protein MKALLLEDKGKVFEMKVGTTEKPAPGKGEILVKIKATALNPVDYKTGNGGNPNWTYPHIIGLDSAGIVEEVGSDVTNIKVGDRVVYHGDLTKKGGYAEYGVTTAHTVSIIPEGVSFEDAAALPTAGYTAYQALFYKMHAAKGQTILVHAGAGGVGGFAIQLAKNSGLTVLTTASSANHEYVKSLGADYAIDYRQEDFVEKALDITNGLGVDLVLDTVGRDNADKSLKALAFNGQIAFIAGPPNANDAISFAHPLSFHQVALGSVHESNHLREQKTLAEMGDHMLSMLQDKKINPMVEKVIPLEEVPKALAELSTRRVKGKIVAKISE; this is encoded by the coding sequence ATGAAGGCATTATTGTTAGAAGACAAAGGAAAAGTTTTTGAAATGAAAGTAGGCACAACGGAAAAACCTGCTCCCGGAAAAGGAGAAATCCTCGTCAAAATAAAAGCAACTGCCTTGAATCCTGTCGACTATAAAACCGGCAATGGCGGCAACCCGAATTGGACATACCCTCATATTATTGGTCTAGATTCAGCTGGAATCGTCGAAGAAGTGGGTTCAGATGTTACAAATATCAAGGTTGGGGACAGGGTCGTCTATCATGGGGACTTGACTAAAAAAGGCGGCTACGCAGAGTATGGGGTGACAACAGCACATACCGTTTCCATCATTCCGGAAGGCGTTTCATTTGAAGATGCTGCTGCTTTGCCTACTGCCGGTTATACAGCGTACCAGGCACTATTTTATAAAATGCATGCTGCTAAAGGGCAAACCATTTTGGTACACGCTGGAGCTGGCGGAGTGGGAGGCTTTGCGATCCAGTTAGCGAAAAATTCCGGACTGACTGTTTTAACAACTGCCTCATCCGCCAATCACGAATATGTCAAAAGCCTTGGAGCCGATTATGCCATTGACTACCGCCAAGAAGACTTTGTTGAAAAAGCGTTGGACATCACAAACGGTCTCGGTGTCGATTTAGTCCTCGATACAGTCGGCCGGGACAATGCAGACAAGTCACTGAAGGCTCTCGCTTTCAATGGACAAATCGCTTTCATTGCCGGACCTCCAAACGCAAACGATGCAATTTCATTCGCCCATCCACTATCATTCCACCAGGTCGCTCTGGGGAGTGTGCACGAATCGAATCACTTGAGAGAGCAAAAAACGCTCGCAGAAATGGGCGACCATATGCTTTCAATGCTACAGGATAAGAAAATCAATCCCATGGTTGAGAAAGTGATCCCATTGGAAGAAGTGCCAAAAGCTCTGGCTGAACTTTCAACCCGGAGAGTGAAAGGGAAGATTGTCGCGAAAATCTCTGAATAG
- a CDS encoding lactoylglutathione lyase family protein encodes MNKPYPRSFSHIGLSVPNIEEAVSFYTEVLGWYVIMEPSDVIEDDSPIGQMCTDVFGKGWGQFKIAHLATSDKIGIELFEFPSNETPENNFEYWKTGIFHFCVQDPDIEGLVEKIVAHGGKQRMPIREYYPNEKPYKMVYCEDPFGNLIEIYTHSYELTYSQGAY; translated from the coding sequence ATGAACAAACCATATCCACGTTCTTTTTCACATATAGGCTTATCGGTACCCAATATAGAGGAAGCTGTCAGCTTCTATACGGAGGTGCTGGGATGGTACGTCATCATGGAACCATCTGATGTAATCGAAGACGACAGCCCAATCGGCCAGATGTGTACAGATGTTTTCGGCAAAGGCTGGGGGCAGTTCAAGATCGCTCACCTGGCTACATCGGATAAAATTGGCATCGAGCTTTTTGAATTTCCGAGCAACGAAACACCGGAAAACAACTTCGAGTATTGGAAGACGGGAATTTTCCATTTTTGCGTCCAGGATCCAGACATTGAAGGTCTTGTTGAAAAGATTGTCGCTCACGGCGGTAAACAGCGCATGCCAATCCGCGAATACTACCCAAATGAAAAACCTTATAAGATGGTATACTGCGAAGACCCATTCGGCAACTTGATTGAAATTTATACACATAGCTACGAATTGACCTATTCACAAGGAGCTTACTAA
- a CDS encoding winged helix-turn-helix transcriptional regulator, translating to MAKYNVPVEATLEVIGGKWKVVILCLLKEGEKRFSELQRAMPAITKKMLSQQLRELEKDGIINRKVYDEIPPKVEYSLSEEGETLKEILNLMCAWGDRRMGNEPDCG from the coding sequence ATGGCGAAATACAATGTCCCTGTTGAGGCAACTCTTGAAGTGATCGGCGGAAAATGGAAAGTGGTCATTTTATGCTTGCTAAAAGAAGGAGAAAAACGGTTCAGTGAACTGCAGCGGGCTATGCCTGCGATAACGAAGAAAATGCTTTCCCAGCAGCTTAGGGAGCTTGAAAAAGACGGAATTATCAACCGCAAAGTGTACGATGAAATCCCTCCTAAAGTGGAATACTCACTAAGTGAGGAAGGGGAGACCTTAAAGGAAATCCTGAATTTAATGTGTGCCTGGGGTGACAGAAGAATGGGGAATGAGCCGGATTGCGGTTGA
- a CDS encoding AraC family transcriptional regulator: MIQQLVLLQRVIDYIEDHIKEELSAEEMAKMVGYSPYHFSRIFQKQTGYTLMDYVVKRKLQFALYELVKGKKIIEIAMDYGFETHSGFTRAFKKCFGSPPSLYKEHGPTSLPQKLDLMSLHEKNTGGIVLQPQIVRRSAFDVAGKIFSIENFPADRNVPAFWDQEGLTDGSIERYLYKELAPKKHGEYCINLSRSLDEDRCRYMFAVDYDDEKGLPAEITSTQIPEAVYAIFRTPLVEVDQFAAAIKGTWRYILEDWFPHSAYEVDEEGFDFEYYDENCHYWDFKKVYMQIHIPIKEKSRG; this comes from the coding sequence ATGATTCAACAGTTAGTTTTACTTCAACGGGTCATTGATTATATAGAAGACCATATTAAAGAGGAACTTAGTGCTGAGGAAATGGCGAAAATGGTGGGGTATTCTCCTTATCATTTTTCGCGGATTTTCCAGAAGCAGACGGGTTATACCTTGATGGATTATGTGGTCAAAAGGAAGCTCCAGTTTGCGCTTTATGAATTGGTGAAAGGAAAAAAGATCATCGAAATTGCCATGGATTATGGGTTTGAAACTCATTCTGGATTCACGAGAGCGTTCAAGAAGTGTTTCGGAAGTCCTCCGAGCCTTTATAAGGAGCATGGTCCGACATCACTGCCTCAAAAACTGGATCTGATGAGCCTTCACGAAAAGAACACGGGTGGCATTGTCTTGCAGCCCCAGATTGTCCGCCGGAGTGCTTTTGACGTTGCCGGGAAAATCTTCAGTATCGAGAATTTTCCTGCTGACCGCAATGTGCCGGCTTTTTGGGACCAGGAAGGTTTGACAGACGGGTCGATCGAACGGTACCTGTACAAAGAATTGGCACCAAAAAAGCATGGAGAGTATTGCATCAATTTGAGCCGCAGCCTCGATGAAGACAGGTGCCGATACATGTTTGCTGTAGACTATGACGATGAAAAAGGCTTGCCGGCGGAAATAACATCTACCCAAATTCCTGAGGCTGTTTATGCGATATTCCGTACGCCCTTGGTTGAGGTTGACCAATTCGCTGCGGCAATCAAAGGGACGTGGAGATACATACTCGAGGATTGGTTCCCGCACTCCGCTTATGAAGTGGATGAAGAGGGCTTTGATTTTGAATACTATGATGAGAATTGCCATTACTGGGATTTTAAAAAAGTGTATATGCAAATTCATATTCCAATCAAAGAAAAATCTCGAGGATGA
- a CDS encoding MFS transporter yields MKLTFINKMDSYRIYLYTRFWSQFFFTFIFTVNLLYHVKVVGLDPLQLVLVGSVLEAVVFLFEIPTGFVADLKSRRLSVIIGFFLIGAGFLIEGSFPYFVAVLVSQVLWGIGYTFTSGAHQAWIADEIGEERASEAFVNGAKAGTLGEVIAIPLSMLIGYFFMINLPIIIGGLSMMGLAVFLLLFMKEENFNPVQHENTSTWKTLKTNMKEMVHYTKASYLMRILFLIALFFGLYSEGFDRLWISHFLEETQLAYMTEGNWVILIGSIQFVVMLLSFVGLHFISRSSLHQKLNTIYASLLIGCVLIIASLAGFALSTGIIGLLIFYLIIQGTRSVMAPLEDTWLNKIIPDSSTRATFFSVKGQVDAIGQISGGPAIGLIAANFSIKIAMLTSALLLTPVIYLYRLVIKKSRG; encoded by the coding sequence ATGAAATTGACATTTATCAACAAAATGGATTCGTATCGAATCTATCTATACACACGTTTTTGGTCTCAGTTCTTTTTTACGTTTATCTTCACAGTTAACTTGCTGTATCATGTGAAGGTCGTTGGGCTTGATCCGTTGCAGCTCGTTCTGGTTGGAAGTGTTCTGGAGGCAGTTGTGTTCCTGTTTGAGATACCTACTGGGTTTGTGGCCGATTTAAAAAGTCGCAGGCTTTCTGTGATCATCGGATTTTTTTTGATTGGGGCCGGGTTCCTCATCGAGGGATCGTTTCCGTATTTCGTGGCTGTATTAGTGTCCCAGGTGCTTTGGGGGATTGGCTACACGTTCACAAGCGGAGCGCATCAAGCCTGGATTGCCGATGAAATCGGCGAAGAGCGTGCTTCCGAGGCGTTTGTGAATGGCGCTAAAGCTGGCACCCTTGGAGAAGTGATCGCGATTCCTTTGAGTATGCTGATCGGTTATTTTTTCATGATCAACCTGCCGATCATCATTGGCGGATTATCAATGATGGGATTAGCTGTTTTCCTGCTCCTTTTTATGAAAGAAGAGAATTTCAATCCTGTTCAACATGAAAATACATCCACTTGGAAGACGCTGAAGACAAATATGAAAGAGATGGTCCATTATACAAAGGCCAGTTACCTGATGCGGATTCTCTTCCTTATTGCCTTATTTTTCGGGTTATATAGTGAAGGGTTCGACCGGCTATGGATATCTCACTTTCTCGAAGAAACGCAGCTTGCTTATATGACAGAAGGAAATTGGGTCATCCTGATCGGCAGCATCCAATTTGTCGTGATGCTCCTTTCATTTGTCGGCCTTCATTTTATCAGCCGGAGTTCTCTCCACCAGAAGTTAAACACCATCTATGCATCCTTGCTGATCGGATGTGTTCTGATCATCGCCTCGCTGGCCGGTTTCGCTCTTTCGACCGGCATCATCGGCTTGCTGATCTTCTATCTGATCATCCAAGGAACAAGGTCTGTCATGGCACCACTTGAGGATACATGGCTGAATAAAATCATTCCTGATTCCTCAACAAGAGCGACGTTCTTCTCGGTAAAAGGACAGGTTGATGCGATTGGCCAGATTAGCGGAGGGCCGGCAATTGGATTGATTGCCGCAAATTTTTCGATTAAAATCGCCATGCTCACAAGTGCCCTTCTTTTAACGCCAGTGATTTATTTATATCGGTTAGTCATAAAAAAATCTCGAGGGTGA
- a CDS encoding M48 family metallopeptidase gives MTNQEFEILVNKLEKQASANPKLYRFKVIMLTGLGFGYVALFLSLFLFLMAISVSMIADGDFTFGNVKVLLLTGTLSFFIIKALIVKMEMPDGYYLQREEAPKLYEMIDALRHKMNTPPIDEIVLDSEFNASVAQISAYGMFGKKRNVLVIGIPLLTTLSQQQFTAVLAHELAHISNSDTALGAKIYRLRMSWGRLLQSLEENEQFGTFIFKKFFQWFYPRFDAYTFAMARQEEYDADRSAAEMTSPQAMGEALAATSVAAPYYYRDFYSELFEECAKTNSVPQPYSNFTEKFISLNDQKATQYFQEQLDEESYMTDTHPCLKDRLSALGVEARLPEKQHESALDYFFAYPGRIVSDFNKMWVDHNEDTWKEEIETFNDSKQRFDELSKKQVTSLDELLEKAYLTVEFNSLEAAIPLYEEIAEKHHHEQRTAGALLTLGEHYLESSDTAKKGISLINLAMSYDWELRLPALDVLCGYYYDTQQSELFEQTREELEKWADLVEASNEECDFIQPTDNFTAHDKEPEEILAGLEQLAQYREIAHAYLVRKQIKAIPERKQYVLGLELNLPKGTDLDEAEEALYEKYMNGLGEFEDTCVIILNDKKDLRKSLLSVENSQIYSLEDKEQAS, from the coding sequence ATGACAAATCAAGAGTTTGAAATATTGGTCAACAAGCTGGAGAAACAGGCATCTGCCAACCCGAAGCTTTACAGATTCAAGGTCATCATGCTTACTGGACTTGGTTTTGGTTATGTTGCATTATTTTTGTCGTTATTTTTGTTTTTGATGGCTATTTCCGTATCGATGATTGCTGACGGTGATTTTACTTTTGGAAATGTGAAAGTTCTGCTCTTGACCGGAACTCTGTCATTCTTCATTATTAAAGCCCTGATTGTGAAGATGGAAATGCCTGATGGGTATTATCTTCAACGGGAAGAAGCTCCTAAGCTGTATGAGATGATTGATGCTTTACGTCATAAAATGAACACGCCGCCTATCGATGAGATTGTCCTTGATAGTGAATTCAATGCCTCTGTCGCTCAAATTTCTGCATATGGCATGTTCGGGAAAAAGCGGAATGTCCTTGTCATCGGAATCCCGCTTCTCACCACACTTTCTCAGCAGCAATTTACAGCTGTTCTGGCCCACGAGCTAGCCCATATCTCAAACTCGGATACTGCGCTTGGAGCGAAGATCTACAGGCTGAGAATGAGCTGGGGCCGTTTATTGCAGTCACTGGAGGAAAACGAACAATTCGGCACGTTTATATTTAAGAAGTTCTTCCAGTGGTTTTACCCACGGTTTGACGCTTATACTTTTGCAATGGCAAGACAAGAAGAATATGATGCTGACCGTTCGGCTGCTGAGATGACCTCTCCGCAGGCAATGGGAGAAGCCTTGGCAGCTACTTCTGTGGCAGCACCCTACTACTACCGTGATTTTTACAGTGAACTGTTCGAGGAGTGCGCCAAGACAAACAGTGTTCCTCAGCCATATTCGAATTTTACCGAAAAGTTCATCTCACTCAATGACCAAAAGGCAACTCAATACTTCCAGGAACAGCTCGATGAAGAGAGCTATATGACAGATACCCATCCATGCTTGAAAGACAGACTTTCTGCCCTGGGTGTTGAAGCACGTTTGCCTGAAAAACAACATGAATCCGCGCTGGACTATTTCTTCGCCTATCCAGGTCGAATCGTAAGTGACTTTAATAAGATGTGGGTCGATCACAATGAGGATACGTGGAAAGAAGAAATCGAAACCTTCAATGATTCAAAGCAGCGATTCGATGAATTATCGAAAAAACAGGTTACCTCTCTTGATGAACTCCTGGAAAAAGCTTATTTAACTGTTGAATTCAATAGCCTGGAAGCGGCGATTCCTTTGTACGAAGAAATTGCTGAAAAGCATCACCACGAGCAAAGAACCGCAGGAGCGCTATTGACTCTAGGAGAACATTACCTGGAATCCAGTGACACTGCGAAAAAAGGGATTTCACTGATCAACCTTGCGATGTCATATGATTGGGAATTGCGCCTGCCCGCTCTTGATGTGTTATGCGGATACTATTATGACACACAGCAAAGCGAGTTATTTGAGCAAACGAGAGAAGAATTGGAGAAGTGGGCTGATCTCGTGGAAGCTTCCAATGAAGAATGCGACTTTATCCAGCCAACAGACAACTTTACTGCCCATGACAAAGAGCCCGAAGAAATCCTCGCCGGATTGGAGCAGCTTGCCCAATACAGGGAGATTGCCCATGCATACCTTGTACGCAAACAAATCAAAGCCATTCCTGAGCGTAAGCAGTATGTCCTTGGCCTTGAGCTGAACCTTCCGAAGGGCACGGATCTCGACGAAGCAGAAGAAGCCTTATACGAAAAGTATATGAATGGCCTGGGCGAGTTCGAGGATACTTGCGTCATCATCCTCAATGACAAAAAGGATTTGCGCAAAAGCCTGCTTAGCGTAGAAAATTCCCAGATTTACTCTTTGGAGGATAAGGAACAAGCCTCCTGA